One genomic segment of Streptomyces sp. RKND-216 includes these proteins:
- a CDS encoding YciI family protein, with protein MKYMLLINAATTDESGGAAGCEVEDWMAYDKEVRDAGIQVSSESLADLVTATEVRVGADGRRTVTDGPYAETREILGGFYVVDVPDLDVALDWAARCPGARGGGSVVVRPVADFGL; from the coding sequence ATGAAGTACATGCTGCTGATCAACGCCGCCACGACCGACGAGAGCGGCGGCGCCGCCGGATGCGAAGTCGAGGACTGGATGGCGTACGACAAGGAGGTCCGGGACGCGGGCATCCAGGTCTCCTCCGAGTCGCTGGCGGACCTGGTCACCGCCACCGAGGTGCGGGTCGGAGCGGACGGCCGGCGCACCGTCACCGACGGGCCGTACGCGGAGACCCGCGAGATCCTGGGCGGCTTCTACGTCGTCGACGTGCCCGACCTTGACGTCGCCCTGGACTGGGCGGCCCGCTGCCCGGGGGCGCGCGGCGGTGGCTCGGTCGTGGTCCGCCCGGTCGCGGACTTCGGGCTCTGA
- a CDS encoding IS110 family transposase: MTSIDEVGVFLGLDVGRTAHHGHGLTPSGKRVFDKPLPNSEPKLRAVPDELTAKFGSVLVIVDQPASIGALPLTVARDAGCQVACLPGLAVRRVADLYPGEAKTDAKDAAVIASMRRGGSARLGEVGRQAPPSASTVGAVLVAAHQGVLPRLDDRLSQRPKVPSACS; encoded by the coding sequence GTGACCAGCATCGACGAAGTGGGCGTCTTCCTCGGCCTGGACGTGGGCAGGACCGCCCATCACGGTCACGGCCTGACCCCGTCCGGGAAGAGGGTCTTCGACAAGCCCCTGCCGAACAGCGAACCGAAGCTGCGGGCCGTCCCGGACGAACTGACGGCCAAGTTCGGCAGCGTCCTGGTGATCGTGGACCAGCCCGCCTCCATCGGCGCCCTGCCCCTGACCGTGGCCCGGGACGCGGGCTGCCAGGTCGCGTGCCTGCCCGGCCTGGCCGTGCGCCGGGTCGCCGACCTCTACCCCGGCGAGGCCAAGACTGATGCCAAGGACGCGGCCGTCATCGCTTCCATGCGGCGTGGCGGGTCTGCCCGCCTCGGAGAGGTGGGCAGACAGGCGCCACCGTCGGCGTCGACCGTTGGCGCTGTGCTCGTAGCGGCCCATCAGGGTGTCCTGCCCCGGCTC